From a single Brassica oleracea var. oleracea cultivar TO1000 chromosome C5, BOL, whole genome shotgun sequence genomic region:
- the LOC106344561 gene encoding nucleolin-like translates to MAMLSLHLLKKQSRYEDYLARENRLIQEDEAVEEGFDETCDFAEEVALRKNRIFVYNLPPRIRKNNRILYYKNVGEVRRVRLVVNREGEHVGCAFVEFASAEEAKKALMHESKTLIILSDVVEMAPYPIQVN, encoded by the exons ATGGCTATGTTGAGTTTGCATCTTCTAAAGAAGCAGAGCAG GTACGAAGACTACCTTGCACGAGAAAACCGTTTGATCCAAGAAGATGAGGCTGTGGAGGAAGGTTTTGATGAAACTTGTGATTTTGCCGAGGAAGTAGCCTTAAGAAAAAATAGAATCTTTGTTTATAATCTCCCTCCCAGAATAAGAAAAAATAATCG CATCCTTTACTACAAAAATGTTGGAGAAGTTCGTCGTGTTCGTCTTGTTGTAAACCGCGAGGGTGAGCATGTGGGCTGTGCCTTTGTTGAGTTTGCTTCTGCTGAGGAAGCAAAGAAGGCGCTGATGCACGAGAGTAAAACTCTGATTATTCTTTCCGACGTGGTTGAGATGGCTCCATACCCTATCCAAGTAAATTGA